In a genomic window of Lycium ferocissimum isolate CSIRO_LF1 chromosome 9, AGI_CSIRO_Lferr_CH_V1, whole genome shotgun sequence:
- the LOC132031510 gene encoding acyltransferase Pun1-like, which yields MGSESVPLQVEVLSTKFITPSSPTPKHLQNYKLSFFDQIAGDVHLPLVLFYPPNNNKNSTTLNHEQLEESLSRVLTHVYPIAGRFTDDFCSINCLDQGVKLVKANVNSKLDDFLEQAHKDVNAAVLCWPHDTWDVNEDNLAITPLVIIQVTKFECGGIALSMSHAHIAMDGYSSLSFLYEWSEVCRLGIKAQDIDFLSFNLGEVFPTRDLSKLLLPRIAGETRAESKLVAKRLYIDEANISKLREEMGAFSFKPTRVEMITAILWRGLMSSSQVKNGKLRRSLMGVPINLRSKISLPEITKCFGNLVVEAPVIFVPDQQNKNMELRNLVTLIRETVQKTIELLNKESPDEIVTAVGELYNESFLDQEWGGSDEVDNFTTSSLCRFPILGADFGWGKPCLMHFGSRHMQTCWLYDAECGNGVCVQVDLKESYMSFFESDQDIKTYFKF from the coding sequence ATGGGTTCTGAATCTGTTCCtctgcaagttgaagtcttgtcCACAAAGTTCATAACACCATCTTCACCAACACCAAAACACTTACAAAATTACAAGTTATCTTTCTTTGATCAAATAGCTGGAGATGTTCATTTGCCTCTTGTTCTTTTTTATccaccaaacaacaacaaaaactcCACTACTCTTAATCATGAACAGCTTGAAGAATCCCTTTCTAGAGTGTTAACTCATGTTTACCCTATAGCTGGTAGATTTACAGATGATTTTTGCTCCATTAATTGCCTTGATCAAGGTGTTAAACTTGTAAAGGCAAATGTCAATAGTAAGCTCGATGATTTTCTTGAACAAGCACATAAGGATGTTAATGCTGCAGTACTTTGTTGGCCACATGATACTTGGGATGTTAATGAAGATAATTTGGCTATTACCCCTCTTGTTATTATTCAAGTAACTAAATTTGAATGTGGTGGTATTGCTTTGTCAATGAGCCATGCCCACATTGCAATGGATGGATACTCGAGTCTCTCCTTTTTGTACGAGTGGTCTGAAGTGTGTAGACTTGGAATTAAAGCACAGGATATCGATTTCTTGAGCTTTAATTTAGGTGAAGTTTTTCCTACAAGAGATTTATCTAAACTTCTACTACCTCGTATTGCTGGAGAAACACGTGCAGAGAGCAAACTAGTTGCGAAGAGATTATATATCGATGAAGCTAACATATCAAAACTACGAGAAGAAATGGGAGCTTTTAGTTTCAAACCTACAAGAGTTGAGATGATTACAGCCATTTTATGGAGGGGTTTAATGAGTTCTTCACAAGTGAAGAACGGAAAATTAAGACGTTCGTTGATGGGAGTCCCAATCAACTTACGAAGCAAGATTTCGTTACCTGAAATCACAAAGTGTTTTGGTAATCTTGTAGTTGAGGCACCTGTAATATTTGTACCTGATCAGCAGAACAAGAATATGGAGCTACGTAACTTGGTGACATTAATAAGGGAAACAGTGCAGAAAACTATTGAACTTTTGAACAAAGAATCACCAGATGAGATAGTCACTGCAGTTGGTGAATTATACAACGAAAGTTTTCTAGATCAAGAATGGGGAGGTAGTGATGAAGTTGACAATTTTACAACTTCGAGTTTGTGCAGGTTTCCTATATTAGGAGCTGATTTTGGTTGGGGAAAACCTTGTTTGATGCATTTTGGATCAAGGCATATGCAAACTTGTTGGTTATATGATGCAGAGTGTGGTAACGGTGTCTGTGTGCAGGTTGATCTTAAGGAGAGTTACATGAGCTTCTTTGAATCCGATCAAGATATCAAGACTTATTTTAAGTTTTAG